A DNA window from Halomicrobium mukohataei DSM 12286 contains the following coding sequences:
- the cdd gene encoding cytidine deaminase translates to MDSLVEAARTAVEESFAPYSEYGVGAAIETADGAVYTGCNVENANYSNSLHAEEVAVGSAVADGHREFERIAVSSDARDGVTPCGMCRQTLIEFCDDDLPVVCDEGDGETTTYQLGELIPATITQEHLE, encoded by the coding sequence ATGGATTCGCTGGTCGAAGCAGCCAGAACGGCGGTCGAGGAGTCGTTCGCGCCGTACTCCGAGTACGGCGTCGGTGCGGCGATCGAGACCGCCGACGGCGCGGTGTACACCGGCTGCAACGTCGAGAACGCCAACTACAGCAACAGCCTCCACGCCGAGGAGGTCGCCGTCGGGAGCGCGGTCGCGGACGGTCACCGGGAGTTCGAGCGGATCGCCGTCTCGTCGGACGCTCGCGACGGCGTCACTCCCTGCGGGATGTGCCGCCAGACGCTGATCGAGTTCTGTGACGACGACCTGCCGGTGGTCTGTGACGAGGGCGACGGCGAGACGACGACGTACCAGCTGGGCGAACTGATTCCGGCGACGATCACACAGGAGCACCTGGAATGA
- a CDS encoding FAD-binding oxidoreductase, which yields MPEVPRHKSKHERLAAHPLVTDEGHVTLVEPLDRSRNGEVRSAVRREVAAAGVDCQLADFRSGSDVDWPGLYEALRAEGASRRRIGAVRDLADRFERPYPSLLRLRVDPDTELDFEPGQYVTLRSGDTPRAYSLANTPAEHELEFCIRRVPGGRLTSELFVHVEEGDEVVVRGPYGEMALSNPSSRDVVFLATGTGVAPFRSMIEHLFATGQDTYRGTERDVWLFLGCAWRDDLPYREWFESLAENHERFHFVPTLTREPLLSDWTGEVDYVQRVFAKYLDGEAVDRTSVPRSMQRYVEAEPVGTQARLDPDDLDLYACGINAMVETLVRTARSVGVPETHMDYEGFG from the coding sequence ATGCCAGAGGTTCCGCGCCACAAGAGCAAACACGAACGGCTGGCCGCCCACCCGCTCGTCACCGACGAGGGGCACGTGACGCTCGTCGAGCCACTGGACCGGAGCCGGAACGGCGAAGTCCGTAGCGCCGTGCGGCGGGAGGTAGCGGCCGCGGGCGTCGACTGCCAGCTCGCTGACTTTCGCAGCGGCTCCGATGTCGACTGGCCGGGACTGTACGAGGCGCTGCGTGCCGAGGGCGCGTCGCGCCGACGGATCGGAGCCGTACGAGACCTCGCCGATCGGTTCGAACGTCCGTATCCGTCGCTGCTGCGACTGCGCGTCGATCCCGACACGGAACTGGACTTCGAGCCGGGGCAGTACGTCACGCTGCGCAGCGGCGACACGCCGCGGGCGTACTCGCTCGCGAACACGCCAGCGGAGCACGAACTGGAGTTCTGTATCCGGCGTGTGCCCGGCGGACGGCTCACCAGCGAACTGTTCGTCCACGTCGAGGAAGGCGACGAGGTGGTCGTCCGCGGTCCCTACGGCGAGATGGCCCTCTCGAACCCTTCCAGCCGGGACGTGGTCTTTCTCGCGACCGGCACCGGCGTCGCTCCGTTTCGCAGTATGATCGAACACCTCTTCGCGACCGGGCAAGACACCTATCGAGGTACGGAGCGGGACGTGTGGCTGTTTCTCGGCTGTGCGTGGCGCGACGACCTACCGTATCGCGAGTGGTTCGAGTCGCTGGCCGAGAACCACGAGCGGTTTCACTTCGTCCCGACGCTGACGCGGGAGCCGCTCCTGAGCGACTGGACCGGCGAAGTCGACTACGTCCAGCGGGTGTTCGCGAAGTACCTCGACGGGGAGGCGGTCGATCGCACGTCGGTTCCGCGGTCGATGCAGCGGTACGTCGAGGCAGAGCCCGTGGGGACGCAGGCTCGGCTCGACCCCGACGACCTCGACCTGTACGCCTGTGGGATCAACGCCATGGTCGAGACGCTCGTCCGGACGGCACGGTCGGTCGGCGTCCCGGAGACACACATGGACTACGAAGGGTTCGGGTAA
- a CDS encoding CBS domain-containing protein, translating into MELPTPDDLRERRTELGLTQSKLADRADVSQPLIARIEGGDVDPRLSTLRRIVNALEEAEGGILRADELMNAPVHSVAPDDSVHETQDILDEGKYSQVPVVRDGTPVGLIGHSDIIQHDRENVGDLPVADVMHESIATVETDATIDEIDAYLTHNDAVLVVDAGETVGIITEADIAAHVS; encoded by the coding sequence ATGGAACTTCCGACGCCCGACGATCTGCGGGAACGGCGGACCGAACTTGGCCTGACCCAGAGCAAACTCGCGGACCGGGCAGACGTATCACAGCCGCTGATCGCGCGGATCGAGGGCGGCGACGTGGACCCGCGGCTGTCGACGCTTCGACGGATCGTCAACGCCCTCGAAGAGGCCGAAGGCGGCATTCTCCGAGCCGACGAGCTGATGAACGCCCCGGTCCACAGCGTCGCACCGGACGACTCCGTCCACGAGACCCAGGACATCCTCGACGAGGGCAAGTACTCGCAGGTGCCGGTCGTCCGTGACGGCACCCCCGTCGGCCTGATCGGCCACTCCGACATCATCCAGCACGACCGCGAGAACGTGGGCGACCTCCCGGTCGCCGACGTGATGCACGAGTCGATCGCGACCGTCGAGACCGACGCGACGATCGACGAGATCGACGCCTACCTGACGCACAACGACGCCGTCCTCGTCGTCGACGCCGGCGAGACGGTCGGCATCATCACCGAAGCCGACATCGCGGCCCACGTGAGCTAG
- a CDS encoding DUF555 domain-containing protein, whose amino-acid sequence MNYLVAMEAAWLVRDVEDIDDAIGVAVSEAGKRLNESEMDYVEVEVGATGCPACGEPFDSAFIAADTALVGLVLEMKVFNAESIEHAQRIAKSEIGGSLRDVPLKVIDTIEFEGEEADADTQA is encoded by the coding sequence ATGAATTACCTCGTGGCGATGGAAGCAGCCTGGTTGGTCAGAGACGTCGAAGACATCGACGACGCGATCGGTGTCGCAGTCAGCGAAGCGGGGAAACGCCTCAACGAGTCCGAGATGGACTACGTCGAGGTCGAGGTCGGTGCGACGGGCTGTCCCGCCTGTGGCGAGCCCTTCGACTCCGCGTTCATCGCCGCCGACACCGCGCTGGTCGGCCTCGTCCTCGAAATGAAGGTGTTCAACGCGGAGTCGATCGAACACGCCCAGCGGATCGCCAAAAGCGAGATCGGCGGGTCGCTGCGCGACGTGCCGCTGAAAGTCATCGACACGATCGAGTTCGAGGGCGAGGAAGCCGACGCCGACACACAGGCCTGA
- a CDS encoding nucleoside phosphorylase, whose protein sequence is MTDDSEDPNDGEQYHLEVAPGDVAPSVLLPGNPERVAKVVESWDDHEVVADHREYRTATGEYDGTPISVTSTGIGSPSAAIAVEELARVDAETLLRVGSCGAIQEQASIGDLIITTGAVRQEGTSEEYVREDYPATADHRVVSALVAAAEELGYDYHLGLTCSTDSFYAGQSRPGFEGFEASGSDERIDALREAGVLNFEMEASAILTLANLYGLRAGAVCTVYANRVTGEFRTEGERRAAKTASLAIDYLARMDAAVEASDADHWHAGLSL, encoded by the coding sequence ATGACCGACGACAGCGAAGATCCCAACGACGGCGAGCAGTACCACCTCGAAGTCGCGCCGGGCGACGTGGCACCCAGCGTCCTCCTGCCGGGCAACCCCGAGCGCGTCGCCAAGGTCGTCGAGTCCTGGGACGACCACGAGGTCGTCGCAGACCACCGAGAGTACCGCACGGCGACCGGGGAGTACGACGGAACGCCGATTTCGGTCACGTCGACCGGGATCGGTTCGCCCTCGGCAGCCATCGCCGTCGAAGAACTGGCTCGCGTCGACGCCGAGACGCTGCTCCGCGTCGGTTCCTGTGGCGCGATCCAGGAGCAGGCCAGCATCGGCGATCTGATCATCACCACGGGCGCGGTCCGACAGGAGGGAACCAGCGAGGAGTACGTCCGCGAGGACTACCCCGCGACCGCCGATCACCGCGTCGTCTCGGCGCTCGTCGCCGCCGCAGAGGAGTTAGGATACGACTACCACCTCGGACTGACCTGTTCGACGGACAGCTTCTACGCCGGCCAGTCACGGCCCGGCTTCGAGGGCTTCGAGGCCAGCGGGAGCGACGAGCGCATCGACGCACTCCGTGAGGCCGGCGTCCTCAACTTCGAGATGGAAGCCAGCGCCATCCTGACGCTGGCGAACCTCTACGGGCTCCGGGCCGGCGCGGTCTGTACGGTCTACGCCAACCGCGTCACCGGAGAGTTTCGCACGGAAGGAGAACGCAGGGCCGCAAAGACCGCGAGTCTCGCGATCGACTACCTCGCGCGGATGGACGCGGCCGTCGAAGCCAGCGACGCCGACCACTGGCACGCCGGCCTGTCGCTGTGA
- a CDS encoding S8 family serine peptidase, producing MTDKDIGGSTRRTFLGTVSGIVGSTAVGTAAAVEGRDPDGNGGGHREAGELIVGMEPTANAAETKATIQSGLPEGASVVSENDTLGFMEVQLPQQTGPQAQSAAKKDLENQPGVAYVEPNAIYYPMVIDVDDPRVGEQYAPELVNAGGAWETTLGSTDVTIGVVDQGTQYTHPDLQAQFGEVKGRDFVSDDDDPSPRGGNGHGTHVSGIAAGTTNNATGIAGISNSSLLAARALGGQGGGGTLSAIADAIVWCTDNGADIINMSLGGGGANRTMRNACDYAFDNGALPIAAAGNSGQRGISYPAGYDSVVAVSAVGPNESLTDFSQYGPGVDVAAPGLNVLSTYPTDGYNSLSGTSMACPAAAGVASLALAIDPSLSPQELKDVLTESARDIGLPSDQQGSGLVDAGALVDAVSDDDGGGGGDEDATSGSLTFGDQVLGDDGNVTVSDVTTNGDATVVVTYPDGDQNVVAGVSSADDASGTSVPVSVQDDGGFPGEHTAWVFGDGDVEGVAIGDDATPVAGSALDSDTAVVSDGDDGGGGGSEYPQWSADEVYTSGDRVVYEGTIYEAQWWTQGDEPGSSQWGPWEEVGPADGGDGGDGGDGGDGGDGGDGGDGGDGGDGGDGEYPQWDADTAYTGGDRVVYDGSVWEAQWWTRGDEPAEGKAVWERVS from the coding sequence ATGACGGACAAAGACATTGGGGGGAGTACCAGACGAACCTTCCTCGGGACAGTAAGCGGTATCGTCGGATCAACAGCAGTCGGCACTGCAGCCGCGGTCGAAGGACGCGATCCAGACGGAAACGGCGGGGGGCACCGCGAGGCGGGAGAACTCATCGTCGGAATGGAGCCGACGGCAAACGCCGCCGAGACGAAGGCGACGATCCAGTCGGGGCTTCCCGAAGGAGCCTCGGTCGTCAGCGAGAACGACACGCTGGGGTTCATGGAAGTTCAGCTGCCTCAGCAGACCGGCCCACAGGCACAGTCGGCGGCCAAGAAAGACCTGGAGAACCAGCCCGGCGTCGCGTACGTCGAGCCAAACGCGATCTACTATCCGATGGTCATCGACGTCGACGACCCGCGGGTGGGAGAGCAGTACGCCCCGGAGCTGGTGAACGCTGGTGGGGCGTGGGAGACGACGCTGGGATCGACCGACGTGACGATCGGCGTCGTCGACCAGGGAACCCAGTACACACACCCCGACCTCCAAGCGCAGTTCGGAGAGGTCAAGGGACGGGACTTCGTCTCCGACGACGACGACCCGAGCCCGAGAGGCGGGAACGGCCACGGGACCCACGTCTCGGGCATCGCGGCCGGAACGACGAACAACGCCACGGGGATCGCGGGCATCTCGAACTCCTCGCTGCTGGCCGCACGCGCGCTTGGCGGTCAGGGCGGCGGTGGGACACTGAGCGCGATCGCAGACGCGATCGTCTGGTGTACGGACAACGGTGCAGACATCATCAACATGTCCCTCGGTGGCGGCGGTGCCAACCGGACGATGCGGAACGCGTGTGACTACGCGTTCGACAACGGCGCACTGCCGATCGCAGCGGCGGGCAACAGCGGCCAGCGAGGGATTTCGTATCCGGCAGGCTACGACTCCGTCGTCGCTGTCTCCGCGGTCGGTCCCAACGAGTCACTGACCGACTTCTCGCAGTACGGCCCTGGCGTCGACGTTGCCGCACCGGGACTGAACGTGCTCTCGACGTATCCGACCGACGGCTACAACTCGCTGTCGGGAACGTCGATGGCCTGCCCGGCGGCTGCGGGCGTCGCGTCGCTGGCCCTCGCGATCGATCCGAGCCTGTCGCCACAGGAGCTCAAAGACGTGCTCACCGAGAGCGCTCGCGACATCGGTCTCCCGTCGGACCAGCAGGGCAGCGGTCTCGTCGATGCCGGTGCGCTCGTCGACGCCGTGAGCGACGACGACGGCGGTGGCGGCGGCGACGAAGACGCGACGAGCGGCTCGCTCACCTTCGGCGATCAGGTGCTGGGCGACGACGGGAACGTCACGGTCAGCGACGTGACGACGAACGGCGACGCGACGGTCGTGGTGACCTATCCCGACGGCGACCAGAACGTGGTCGCGGGCGTCTCGTCCGCAGACGACGCCAGCGGCACGTCCGTGCCGGTGTCGGTCCAGGACGACGGCGGATTCCCCGGCGAGCACACGGCCTGGGTGTTCGGCGACGGAGACGTCGAGGGCGTCGCGATCGGCGACGACGCGACGCCGGTGGCCGGTAGCGCGCTCGATTCCGACACCGCGGTCGTGTCGGACGGCGACGACGGCGGGGGCGGCGGCAGCGAGTACCCGCAGTGGTCCGCCGACGAGGTCTACACGAGCGGCGACCGCGTCGTCTACGAAGGAACGATCTACGAGGCCCAGTGGTGGACTCAGGGCGACGAGCCCGGTTCGAGCCAGTGGGGTCCGTGGGAAGAAGTCGGTCCGGCAGACGGCGGTGACGGCGGTGACGGCGGTGACGGCGGTGACGGCGGTGACGGCGGTGACGGCGGTGACGGCGGTGACGGCGGCGACGGCGGCGACGGCGAGTACCCACAGTGGGACGCCGACACGGCCTACACCGGCGGCGACCGCGTCGTCTACGACGGCTCCGTCTGGGAGGCCCAGTGGTGGACCCGAGGCGACGAGCCCGCCGAAGGGAAAGCGGTCTGGGAACGCGTCTCCTGA
- a CDS encoding phosphopentomutase/phosphoglucosamine mutase, with protein sequence MELFGTAGIRGTVAETVTPERALRVGQAVGRDGAEFVVGFDGRVTSPALAAAVEAGIESAGGSVVRIGQCPTPALAYASQGQRGVMLTASHNPPEDNGIKLFVDGSEYDREAEARVEERVADGDNAAEWSAWGDTERATVLDKYRDAVAAYAADHGNGPLDVTVAVDCGNGMGSLATPQVLRALGADVRALEASVDGHFPARQSKPTPESLAALRSFVADTDAAFGIGHDGDADRIVIVDADGDVVHEDTVLAILAEHYVRRSSARDPVVVTTPNASGRIDERVDEAGGRVERIRLGALHEGIAAAEGSVVFAAEPWKHVHTGFGGWIDGVVSAAVLTALIDDEGLDALREPVTERPYRKHSVDCPDEHKTATMERLATTLPETFPEAAVETEYGVRLTFPDDSWTLVRPSGTEPYVRVYAESDDVDDLVERVAQIVEQAVTTAA encoded by the coding sequence ATGGAACTGTTCGGGACGGCGGGAATCCGTGGTACGGTCGCCGAGACAGTGACGCCCGAACGCGCGCTTCGGGTCGGCCAGGCGGTCGGCCGCGACGGCGCGGAGTTCGTCGTCGGCTTCGACGGTCGCGTCACCAGCCCGGCCCTCGCCGCGGCAGTCGAAGCGGGCATCGAAAGCGCGGGCGGTTCGGTCGTCCGCATCGGTCAGTGTCCGACGCCAGCGCTCGCGTACGCCTCGCAGGGCCAGCGGGGCGTCATGCTTACGGCGAGTCACAATCCGCCGGAGGACAACGGCATCAAGCTGTTCGTCGACGGCAGCGAGTACGACCGCGAGGCCGAGGCGCGAGTCGAGGAGCGAGTCGCTGACGGCGACAACGCCGCCGAGTGGTCCGCGTGGGGCGATACGGAGCGAGCCACAGTGCTCGACAAGTACCGTGACGCGGTCGCGGCCTACGCGGCGGATCACGGGAACGGCCCCCTGGATGTCACGGTCGCGGTCGACTGTGGCAACGGGATGGGTTCGCTCGCGACGCCACAGGTCCTCCGCGCACTCGGTGCGGACGTGCGCGCGCTCGAAGCGTCGGTCGACGGTCACTTTCCAGCCCGCCAGAGCAAGCCCACGCCGGAGTCACTGGCCGCACTCCGCTCGTTCGTCGCCGACACGGACGCGGCCTTCGGCATCGGCCACGACGGCGACGCGGACCGCATCGTGATCGTCGACGCCGACGGTGACGTGGTCCACGAGGACACCGTCCTCGCGATACTGGCCGAACACTACGTTCGCCGCTCGTCCGCTCGGGACCCGGTCGTCGTGACGACGCCCAACGCCTCCGGCCGGATCGACGAGCGGGTCGACGAGGCCGGCGGTCGCGTCGAGCGGATCCGACTCGGTGCGCTCCACGAGGGCATCGCGGCCGCGGAGGGGAGCGTCGTCTTCGCCGCCGAACCCTGGAAACACGTCCACACCGGCTTCGGCGGGTGGATCGACGGCGTCGTCAGCGCAGCCGTCCTGACGGCGCTGATCGACGACGAAGGACTCGACGCGCTCCGGGAGCCCGTCACCGAGCGACCCTACCGCAAACACAGCGTGGACTGTCCGGACGAGCACAAGACGGCGACGATGGAGCGGCTGGCGACGACGCTCCCCGAGACGTTTCCCGAGGCCGCCGTCGAGACGGAGTACGGCGTCCGGCTGACGTTCCCCGACGACTCGTGGACCCTCGTGCGCCCCTCCGGCACCGAGCCCTACGTCCGAGTGTACGCCGAGAGCGACGACGTGGACGACCTCGTCGAACGGGTCGCCCAGATCGTCGAGCAGGCGGTCACCACGGCAGCCTGA
- the rocF gene encoding arginase: protein MDRQVRLIGAPMDLGADRRGVDMGPSAIRYAGLADQLESAAIECVDYGDVTVPRPEELEPVADESVDGRAKYLAETEVVCERIASAVDSTASAGEFPLVLGGDHSIAIGTVAGTTADDIGIVWFDAHGDCNTPETTPSGNVHGMPLAAILGFGSFADTDWAHASNVDPENVALVGLRSLDEGERRRIQESPVTAYTMSDIDDRGVTDVVESALTVAGDGTDGLHVSLDMDWLDPNEAPGVGTPVRGGVSYREAHVAMEYVANCDTELCSMEVVEANPILDTHNQTAELACELTASAMGKRIL, encoded by the coding sequence ATGGACCGACAGGTACGTCTCATCGGTGCACCGATGGACCTCGGAGCGGATCGCCGCGGCGTCGACATGGGTCCCTCGGCGATCAGGTACGCCGGCCTCGCCGACCAGCTCGAATCGGCCGCCATCGAGTGTGTCGACTACGGTGACGTGACGGTTCCACGCCCAGAGGAGCTGGAGCCGGTCGCCGACGAATCGGTCGACGGGCGAGCGAAGTACCTCGCCGAGACGGAGGTGGTCTGTGAACGCATCGCGTCGGCCGTCGACTCGACGGCGAGCGCGGGCGAGTTCCCGCTCGTTCTGGGCGGCGACCACTCCATCGCGATCGGAACGGTCGCGGGCACCACGGCCGACGACATCGGTATCGTCTGGTTCGACGCTCACGGGGACTGCAACACCCCCGAAACGACGCCGAGTGGCAACGTCCACGGCATGCCGCTGGCCGCGATTCTCGGGTTCGGTTCCTTCGCGGACACCGACTGGGCACACGCCTCGAACGTCGACCCCGAGAACGTCGCACTCGTGGGGCTGCGGAGCCTCGACGAGGGCGAGCGTCGACGCATCCAGGAGTCGCCGGTGACGGCCTACACGATGAGCGACATCGACGACCGCGGCGTGACGGACGTTGTCGAGTCGGCCCTGACCGTCGCCGGAGACGGCACCGACGGCCTGCACGTCAGTCTCGATATGGACTGGCTCGATCCCAACGAAGCGCCGGGCGTCGGAACGCCGGTCCGGGGCGGCGTCTCGTATCGGGAAGCCCACGTCGCCATGGAGTACGTCGCCAACTGTGACACCGAACTGTGCTCGATGGAGGTCGTCGAGGCCAACCCCATCCTCGACACGCACAACCAGACCGCGGAGTTGGCCTGTGAACTCACCGCCAGCGCGATGGGCAAACGGATCCTGTGA
- a CDS encoding NAD(P)/FAD-dependent oxidoreductase, with product MTDNVVVLGAGYAGAGAIKSLEDELNGEADITWISDTDYHLVLHESHRCIRDPTVQEKVTIPVGDIKSRQTDFVQASVADIDTEERVVELDDDSTVEYDYLLVAIGSQTAFFGIEGLAEYAHTLKSLDDALNIHDAIASAARDATQNDPAQIVVGGAGLSGIQTAGEIAEYRDERRAPLEIHLVEGLDEVMPNGDPELQGAIRKRLEAADINIMCGEFIGEVDEDTVYVGEETELDYDELIWTGGITGRDAVRDVELDKDERSHRIDSERDFQTSDDRVFAIGDCALIDQPGDDPAPPTAQAAWQAAEVAGRNLARAVRGQPLDTWTYDDMGTVVSVGDKAVAHDVEYMGISVPVDTFGGFLAENLKKAIAAKWIRRVSTTGRAAKAWPDM from the coding sequence ATGACCGACAACGTTGTCGTTCTCGGAGCTGGCTACGCCGGCGCGGGTGCGATAAAGAGCCTCGAAGACGAACTGAACGGCGAGGCCGACATCACTTGGATCTCGGACACCGACTACCACCTGGTACTCCACGAGTCCCACCGCTGTATCCGTGACCCGACCGTCCAGGAGAAGGTGACCATCCCCGTCGGCGACATCAAGTCTCGACAGACCGACTTCGTGCAGGCGTCGGTCGCCGACATCGACACCGAGGAGCGCGTCGTCGAACTCGACGACGACTCGACGGTCGAGTACGACTACCTCCTCGTCGCCATCGGTTCCCAGACCGCCTTCTTCGGTATCGAGGGACTGGCGGAGTACGCACACACGCTCAAGTCGCTGGACGACGCCCTGAACATCCACGACGCCATCGCCAGCGCCGCCAGAGACGCGACGCAGAACGATCCCGCTCAGATCGTCGTCGGCGGTGCCGGCCTCTCTGGCATCCAGACGGCCGGAGAGATCGCCGAGTACCGCGACGAGCGCCGCGCGCCCCTGGAGATTCACCTCGTCGAGGGACTCGACGAAGTGATGCCCAACGGCGATCCCGAGCTACAGGGCGCGATCCGCAAGCGCCTCGAAGCGGCGGACATCAACATCATGTGTGGCGAGTTCATCGGCGAGGTCGACGAGGACACGGTCTACGTCGGCGAAGAGACGGAACTCGACTACGACGAACTCATCTGGACCGGCGGCATCACCGGCCGCGACGCCGTCCGCGACGTGGAACTGGACAAAGACGAACGCTCCCATCGCATCGACTCCGAGCGTGACTTCCAGACCTCCGACGACCGCGTCTTCGCCATCGGCGACTGCGCGCTGATCGACCAGCCCGGCGACGACCCCGCACCACCGACCGCTCAGGCCGCCTGGCAGGCCGCCGAGGTCGCCGGTCGGAACCTCGCGCGCGCCGTCCGGGGCCAGCCACTGGACACGTGGACCTACGACGACATGGGGACGGTCGTCTCCGTCGGCGACAAGGCCGTCGCCCACGACGTGGAGTACATGGGCATCAGCGTCCCCGTCGACACGTTCGGTGGCTTCCTCGCTGAGAACCTCAAGAAGGCCATCGCAGCCAAGTGGATCCGCCGAGTCTCGACGACCGGCCGGGCCGCCAAGGCCTGGCCCGACATGTAA
- a CDS encoding HTH domain-containing protein — protein MSSIELTPSQKNILQELVNLYKESESAVKGEDIAEKVDRNPGTIRNQMQSLKALQLVEGVPGPKGGYKPTANAYDALQIQDMDDAARVPLRHNGELLEDANVEEIDLTSVHHPEKCRAELQLQGSISDFHEGDSVTVGPTPLSKLQIIGTLAGKDDTSNKLILTIDDMRAPAGEPEH, from the coding sequence ATGTCATCAATCGAACTCACACCCAGTCAGAAGAACATCTTGCAGGAACTGGTCAACCTGTACAAAGAGAGCGAGAGTGCGGTCAAGGGAGAAGACATCGCCGAGAAGGTCGACCGCAACCCCGGAACGATCCGTAACCAGATGCAGAGTCTGAAGGCGCTCCAGCTCGTCGAGGGCGTGCCCGGTCCGAAAGGCGGGTACAAGCCGACGGCGAACGCGTACGACGCGCTCCAGATCCAGGATATGGACGACGCCGCACGGGTCCCGCTCCGACACAACGGCGAGCTCCTCGAAGACGCCAACGTCGAAGAGATCGACCTGACGAGCGTTCACCATCCCGAGAAGTGTCGTGCCGAACTCCAGTTGCAGGGTTCGATCTCGGATTTCCACGAGGGCGACTCGGTCACCGTCGGCCCGACGCCGCTCTCGAAGCTCCAGATCATCGGTACCCTCGCGGGAAAAGACGACACCAGCAACAAGCTGATCCTGACTATCGACGACATGCGGGCACCGGCCGGCGAACCGGAACATTAA
- a CDS encoding AGE family epimerase/isomerase, producing MLARTDTTVRDPRYLRRHALSVLEFYHQRSVDTTHGGFVPQISDRDGTVYDARAKLLPATARFVFNYSVGALLDGPHYCEEMAAHGIRHLERHHRDDRHGGYVWQLDGQDVADGGKRCYGHAFVLLAYATAARAGVPGARERIEPAYALLDEHFWEDEHGRCRVELDRDWSGTSDYRGQNANMHTCEALLAAYEATGTEEYLDRAARIAEGLARDLADEGDGLLWEHYTSEWDHDWAYNRDKPGDLFRPWGYQPGHLLEWSKLLLILARHRDAPWFADRAVRFFDAAVENGWDDDRGGFVYNFDRDGDPLVENKYYWPLCEGIGATALLADRFDDDRYRAWYDRIWNYALDHAVNDRYGNWYFQLTPDNEVATDAIDDTPEVKVGYHQLNAIYETLRADGFAE from the coding sequence ATGCTCGCCCGCACCGACACGACAGTCAGAGATCCCCGGTACCTCCGGCGACACGCGCTCTCCGTGCTCGAGTTCTACCACCAACGGTCCGTCGACACGACTCACGGCGGGTTCGTCCCACAGATCAGCGACCGCGACGGCACCGTCTACGACGCTCGCGCCAAGCTCTTGCCGGCCACCGCCCGCTTCGTGTTCAACTACAGCGTCGGCGCACTCCTCGATGGCCCCCACTACTGCGAGGAGATGGCTGCACACGGCATTCGTCACCTCGAACGACACCACCGCGACGACCGCCACGGCGGGTACGTCTGGCAGCTGGACGGACAGGACGTGGCCGACGGCGGCAAGCGGTGTTACGGCCACGCGTTCGTCCTCCTGGCGTACGCGACGGCTGCACGTGCCGGCGTCCCGGGTGCCCGCGAACGGATCGAGCCCGCGTACGCGCTGCTCGACGAGCACTTCTGGGAGGACGAGCACGGTCGCTGTCGCGTCGAACTCGACCGCGACTGGTCCGGCACGAGCGACTACCGCGGCCAGAACGCCAACATGCACACCTGCGAGGCGCTGTTGGCCGCCTACGAGGCCACCGGAACCGAGGAGTACCTCGACCGCGCCGCTCGTATCGCCGAGGGGCTGGCTCGCGACCTCGCCGACGAGGGCGACGGCCTGCTGTGGGAACACTACACGAGCGAGTGGGACCACGACTGGGCGTACAACCGCGACAAGCCGGGCGACCTCTTCCGGCCCTGGGGCTATCAGCCTGGCCACCTGCTGGAGTGGAGCAAACTCCTCCTGATACTGGCTCGCCACCGCGACGCTCCGTGGTTCGCCGACCGCGCCGTTCGCTTCTTCGATGCCGCCGTCGAGAACGGCTGGGACGACGACCGCGGCGGCTTCGTCTACAACTTCGACCGGGACGGCGACCCGCTCGTCGAGAACAAGTACTACTGGCCGCTGTGTGAGGGAATCGGCGCGACCGCACTGCTGGCCGACCGCTTCGACGACGACCGGTATCGAGCGTGGTACGACCGGATCTGGAACTACGCGCTGGACCACGCGGTCAACGACCGCTACGGGAACTGGTACTTCCAGTTGACGCCGGACAACGAGGTCGCGACCGACGCAATCGACGACACGCCAGAGGTCAAAGTCGGCTACCACCAGCTCAACGCCATCTACGAGACGCTTCGAGCCGACGGCTTCGCCGAGTGA